One window from the genome of Halictus rubicundus isolate RS-2024b chromosome 7, iyHalRubi1_principal, whole genome shotgun sequence encodes:
- the LOC143355559 gene encoding uncharacterized protein LOC143355559 isoform X2 → MKMMDVDSENDCCTDAMTPAKKKKMRQAQLPFQRSPVGSPNVMQNKKRKLSSPSVECKNPKAIKMSKKSPRKSAGSKTLDVSSNNKQNTKDKCIDVIEDTDAENLKENATANKDESINKNATPKRLSKKLEKEALKSSPLTKFLRSSLPEKEVQASKDESVVLSSDNEDKDDPAELEENVEETSRKSTSSSDVKTPKSDKQKQKKLTPKQQERKLLSAKKKEEKERLKMEKEKKQEEERENRRKEKEQKLLEKKLKEQKKQQELEQKQKEKQAKEEERRKREEEKRKKEEEKLEVERKKQKAASNFTSFFVAKKQEKTVEEESTSKVQNFMPFEVKADMKLAPICRRTLNEAEKKTLDENRNEETSKTKLYLNGLRNKGIIPRKSSKTWPLEAKDDVILLDDDNEGNSNIVNQDIVIEKQRTKLLQFSENRRPPYWGTWRKRSLNINPRKPFSKDEKWFNYEVDSDDEWEEEEPGESLRGSDDEKDEENPDDDEYDVDNEFMVPHGYLSDEELRADEEDKEDMTPETQKFKLKVLGEQFESERNTKTSKLKPKIVGFVWRGPGNSFSENVPPRTRDFLTSREAWVRQVPVSLPTSFETDTGIECGTPTHQSASRSSKKSRFPSEAMPELIRLLHGNPRSRRFLVREFITFWNKKYKPWENQISKVSLMNKIREIAKWMACPEEGPMHLKPCWYVSEDVRKQHLEEDVQLPNQWSYNLASTRKRDLPEVEEKEDEKDKEKKNVPLITQFTKKITQEEMKKQLTASPGPASPHSKPAKKRATLISVARGEQFPKIAKESPVKRKKHEDIKAEEDEDDDDVIVIEEPTENRTVTPEKLEKENKQATPLAKGSQKKRKSAPKKLKTSNKKKKTTKQSAGKAAASSMDVEVID, encoded by the exons ATGAAAATGATGGATGTTGATTCGGAAAATGACTGTTGTACAGACGCGATGACTCCTGCCAAGAAAAAGAAGATGAGACAAG CGCAATTACCTTTTCAACGAAGTCCTGTGGGGTCCCCGAACGTTATGCAgaacaaaaagagaaaattgTCGTCACCCTCTGTGGAGTGCAAGAATCCCAAGGCAATTAAAATGTCGAAGAAGAGCCCAAGAAAATCAGCGGGTAGTAAAACATTAGACGTTTCGAGCAACAATAAACAAAATACTAAGGACAAGTGTATAGATGTCATAGAAGACACAGACGCAGAGAACTTGAAAGAGAATGCAACTGCGAACAAAGATGaaagtataaataaaaatgcaacCCCAAAACGATTATCGAAGAAGCTGGAGAAGGAAGCACTCAAATCGAGTCCCTTGACAAAGTTCCTTAGAAGTTCCTTGCCTGAAAAGGAAGTACAAGCATCGAAAGATGAATCTGTTG TCTTGTCCTCAGATAACGAAGACAAAGACGATCCAGCAGAGTTGGAAGAAAATGTAGAGGAAACGAGTAGAAAAAGTACTAGTTCGAGCGATGTTAAGACTCCTAAGTCCGATaagcagaagcagaagaaaTTGACGCCGAAGCAACAGGAGAGGAAATTGTTAAGTGCCaagaaaaaagaggaaaagGAGAGATTGAAAATG GAGAAGGAGAAAAAGCAGGAAGAGGAACGGGAAAATCGGCGGAAAGAGAAGGAGCAGAAGCTGTTGGAGAAGAAGCTGAAGGAACAGAAAAAGCAGCAAGAACTTGA ACAGAAGCAAAAGGAGAAACAAGCGAAGGAAGAGGAGCGTCGGAAAAGggaggaagaaaagagaaagaaagaagaagagaaactaGAAGTGGAGCGCAAGAAGCAGAAAGCTGCCTCGAACTTCACCAGCTTCTTCGTCGCCAAAAAGCAAGAGAAGACCGTCGAGGAAGAGTCTACCAGCAAGGTCCAGAATTTCATGCCTTTCGAGGTCAAGGCGGACATGAAATTGGCTCCCATCTGCAGGAGAACCTTGAACGAAGCGGAGAAAAAAACGCTAGATGAAAATCGCAATGAAGAGACCTCGAAAACAAAGTTGTATCTCAACGGTCTTAGGAATAAGGGAATCATTCCACGAAAGTCGTCGAAAACATGGCCGCTGGAAGCCAAAGACGATGTTATTTTGTTAG ATGATGATAATGAAGGCAACTCGAATATTGTGAATCAAGACATCGTGATAGAGAAGCAGAGGACCAAATTGCTTCAATTTTCGGAGAACCGACGTCCGCCATATTGGGGAACGTGGAGGAAGCGAAGCCTGAACATTAATCCGAGGAAACCATTTTCGAAGGACGAG AAATGGTTCAACTACGAGGTAGACTCGGACGACGAATGGGAAGAAGAGGAGCCAGGCGAGTCCCTGCGTGGTTCTGATGACGAAAAAGATGAAGAAAATCCGGATGACGATGAGTATGACGTGGACAACGAGTTTATGGTTCCCCATGG ATACTTATCCGATGAGGAACTTCGGGCTGACGAAGAAGATAAAGAGGACATG ACACCAGAAACACAGAAGTTCAAGCTGAAAGTGTTGGGCGAACAGTTCGAATCGGAGAGGAACACAAAGACGTCGAAACTGAAGCCGAAAATTGTTGGTTTCGTTTGGAGAGGGCCGGGAAACTCGTTCTCCGAAAACG TGCCCCCAAGGACAAGGGACTTCCTCACATCTCGCGAGGCCTGGGTGCGTCAGGTCCCAGTGTCCTTGCCTACGTCATTCGAGACCGATACGGGCATCGAATGCGGCACGCCCACGCATCAGTCAGCCTCTAGATCCTCCAAGAAATCACGTTTCCCATCGGAAGCTATGCCCGAGCTGATTCGCCTGCTGCATGGTAACCCCCGCAGCAGAAGGTTCCTGGTGAGAGAGTTTATCACGTTCTGGAACAAGAAGTACAAGCCCTGGGAGAACCAGATCTCGAAGGTCAGTCTAATGAACAAGATCCGCGAGATTGCCAAGTGGATGGCGTGCCCCGAAGAGGGTCCCATGCACTTAAAGCCTTGCTGGTATGTTTCTGAAGACGTACGGAAACAACACCTTGAAGAGGACGTCCAGTTACCCAACCAGTGGTCCTACAATCTTGCCTCGACGAGGAAACGCGACCTTCCGGAGGTCGAGGAGAAGGAAGATGAAAAGGACAAGGAGAAGAAGAACGTGCCATTGATCACACAGTTCACCAAAAAGATCACGCAAGAGGAGATGAAGAAGCAACTGACCGCTTCGCCTGGCCCAGCCTCTCCTCACAGCAAACCTGCCAAGAAGAGGGCGACCTTGATATCCGTTGCTAGAGGAGAGCAGTTTCCTAAAATTGCTAAAGAGAGTCCTGTGAAGAGGAAGAAACATGAGGATATAAAAGCtgaagaagatgaagatgacGACGATGTTATTGTCATAGAAGAGCCGACGGAAAATCGAACGGTGACACCGGAAAAGTTAGAGAAAGAGAACAAACAGGCTACTCCGCTGGCAAAAGGAAGTCAGAAGAAGAGGAAGTCCGCCCCGAAGAAACTGAAGACCagcaacaagaagaagaaaacaacGAAGCAGAGTGCGGGAAAAGCTGCAGCGAGCTCGATGGACGTCGAGGTTATCGATTGA
- the LOC143355563 gene encoding uncharacterized protein LOC143355563 isoform X2: MTDELLFSALGLSIDTGVEQQLFSTDAGTLECDFEVSSCRTTPHSDDSEAVDSRVNNAVNPSDCYTELNCPTKLLWNEWANQTSASSGCLSELSELDSELEWCLDKSWNSGLPERTPLCTEGCEGFLHLPLPNPEQTFQREEPLWVLGIDLRALEDTLETSGVDYNNNQLEENLISSAAAAALATHDYTNRTLANAAEDRCFPCTYQGCVKVYAKASHLKAHLRRHTGEKPFACTWAGCGWRFSRSDELARHRRSHSGVKPYPCEMCSKRFARSDHLAKHRKVHRKNAYPLFHGGRGLRGGKMNVLPTES; this comes from the exons ATGACAGACGAGCTGTTGTTCTCCGCTCTGGGCCTGAGCATAGACACAGGCGTCGAGCAACAATTGTTCTCCACGGACGCTGGCACCTTGGAATGCGACTTCGAGGTGTCATCCTGCAGAACAACGCCGCACAGTGACGACTCCGAGGCTGTTGACAGCCGCGTCAACAACGCTGTCAACCCCTCCGACTGTTACACGGAACTGAACTGTCCGACGAAGCTATTGTGGAACGAGTGGGCCAACCAGACGTCTGCCTCTTCAG GATGTCTGAGCGAGCTGAGCGAGTTAGACTCGGAATTGGAATGGTGCCTAGATAAAAGTTGGAACTCGGGACTTCCGGAGAGGACACCATTGTGCACCGAGGGGTGCGAGGGCTTCCTACACTTGCCTCTGCCAAATCCTGAACAAACGTTTCAACGCGAAGAACCACTATGGGTGCTTGGGATCGATTTGAGAGCACTCGAGGATACTTTAGAAACGAGCGGAGTAG ATTACAACAACAATCAACTAGAGGAGAACCTCATCTCATCAGCAGCTGCAGCAGCACTAGCAACTCACGACTATACTAACCGCACTCTGGCGAACGCGGCCGAAGACCGATGCTTCCCTTGCACTTATCAAGGATGCGTGAAG GTCTATGCAAAGGCGTCGCACCTGAAGGCCCACCTCCGTCGTCACACAGGTGAGAAACCGTTCGCCTGCACGTGGGCCGGTTGTGGATGGCGTTTCAGTCGATCAGACGAATTGGCCAGGCATAGAAGGTCACATTCGGGGGTGAAACCGTACCCCTGTGAGATGTGCTCGAAACGATTCGCTCGTAGCGATCACCTGGCCAAGCACCGCAAGGTGCACAGGAAAAACGCCTATCCGCTGTTCCACGGTGGCAGAGGACTACGCGGAGGGAAGATGAACGTTTTACCAACGGAAAGCTAG
- the LOC143355559 gene encoding uncharacterized protein LOC143355559 isoform X1, translating to MKMMDVDSENDCCTDAMTPAKKKKMRQAQLPFQRSPVGSPNVMQNKKRKLSSPSVECKNPKAIKMSKKSPRKSAGSKTLDVSSNNKQNTKDKCIDVIEDTDAENLKENATANKDESINKNATPKRLSKKLEKEALKSSPLTKFLRSSLPEKEVQASKDESVGKYDSKADNVASQSCNSNQEMEMNESESPNDEFCISVLSSDNEDKDDPAELEENVEETSRKSTSSSDVKTPKSDKQKQKKLTPKQQERKLLSAKKKEEKERLKMEKEKKQEEERENRRKEKEQKLLEKKLKEQKKQQELEQKQKEKQAKEEERRKREEEKRKKEEEKLEVERKKQKAASNFTSFFVAKKQEKTVEEESTSKVQNFMPFEVKADMKLAPICRRTLNEAEKKTLDENRNEETSKTKLYLNGLRNKGIIPRKSSKTWPLEAKDDVILLDDDNEGNSNIVNQDIVIEKQRTKLLQFSENRRPPYWGTWRKRSLNINPRKPFSKDEKWFNYEVDSDDEWEEEEPGESLRGSDDEKDEENPDDDEYDVDNEFMVPHGYLSDEELRADEEDKEDMTPETQKFKLKVLGEQFESERNTKTSKLKPKIVGFVWRGPGNSFSENVPPRTRDFLTSREAWVRQVPVSLPTSFETDTGIECGTPTHQSASRSSKKSRFPSEAMPELIRLLHGNPRSRRFLVREFITFWNKKYKPWENQISKVSLMNKIREIAKWMACPEEGPMHLKPCWYVSEDVRKQHLEEDVQLPNQWSYNLASTRKRDLPEVEEKEDEKDKEKKNVPLITQFTKKITQEEMKKQLTASPGPASPHSKPAKKRATLISVARGEQFPKIAKESPVKRKKHEDIKAEEDEDDDDVIVIEEPTENRTVTPEKLEKENKQATPLAKGSQKKRKSAPKKLKTSNKKKKTTKQSAGKAAASSMDVEVID from the exons ATGAAAATGATGGATGTTGATTCGGAAAATGACTGTTGTACAGACGCGATGACTCCTGCCAAGAAAAAGAAGATGAGACAAG CGCAATTACCTTTTCAACGAAGTCCTGTGGGGTCCCCGAACGTTATGCAgaacaaaaagagaaaattgTCGTCACCCTCTGTGGAGTGCAAGAATCCCAAGGCAATTAAAATGTCGAAGAAGAGCCCAAGAAAATCAGCGGGTAGTAAAACATTAGACGTTTCGAGCAACAATAAACAAAATACTAAGGACAAGTGTATAGATGTCATAGAAGACACAGACGCAGAGAACTTGAAAGAGAATGCAACTGCGAACAAAGATGaaagtataaataaaaatgcaacCCCAAAACGATTATCGAAGAAGCTGGAGAAGGAAGCACTCAAATCGAGTCCCTTGACAAAGTTCCTTAGAAGTTCCTTGCCTGAAAAGGAAGTACAAGCATCGAAAGATGAATCTGTTGGTAAATATGATTCAAAAGCTGATAACGTGGCTTCACAATCGTGTAACTCGAACCAGGAGATGGAAATGAACGAATCCGAGAGTCCTAACGATGAGTTCTGTATTTCAGTCTTGTCCTCAGATAACGAAGACAAAGACGATCCAGCAGAGTTGGAAGAAAATGTAGAGGAAACGAGTAGAAAAAGTACTAGTTCGAGCGATGTTAAGACTCCTAAGTCCGATaagcagaagcagaagaaaTTGACGCCGAAGCAACAGGAGAGGAAATTGTTAAGTGCCaagaaaaaagaggaaaagGAGAGATTGAAAATG GAGAAGGAGAAAAAGCAGGAAGAGGAACGGGAAAATCGGCGGAAAGAGAAGGAGCAGAAGCTGTTGGAGAAGAAGCTGAAGGAACAGAAAAAGCAGCAAGAACTTGA ACAGAAGCAAAAGGAGAAACAAGCGAAGGAAGAGGAGCGTCGGAAAAGggaggaagaaaagagaaagaaagaagaagagaaactaGAAGTGGAGCGCAAGAAGCAGAAAGCTGCCTCGAACTTCACCAGCTTCTTCGTCGCCAAAAAGCAAGAGAAGACCGTCGAGGAAGAGTCTACCAGCAAGGTCCAGAATTTCATGCCTTTCGAGGTCAAGGCGGACATGAAATTGGCTCCCATCTGCAGGAGAACCTTGAACGAAGCGGAGAAAAAAACGCTAGATGAAAATCGCAATGAAGAGACCTCGAAAACAAAGTTGTATCTCAACGGTCTTAGGAATAAGGGAATCATTCCACGAAAGTCGTCGAAAACATGGCCGCTGGAAGCCAAAGACGATGTTATTTTGTTAG ATGATGATAATGAAGGCAACTCGAATATTGTGAATCAAGACATCGTGATAGAGAAGCAGAGGACCAAATTGCTTCAATTTTCGGAGAACCGACGTCCGCCATATTGGGGAACGTGGAGGAAGCGAAGCCTGAACATTAATCCGAGGAAACCATTTTCGAAGGACGAG AAATGGTTCAACTACGAGGTAGACTCGGACGACGAATGGGAAGAAGAGGAGCCAGGCGAGTCCCTGCGTGGTTCTGATGACGAAAAAGATGAAGAAAATCCGGATGACGATGAGTATGACGTGGACAACGAGTTTATGGTTCCCCATGG ATACTTATCCGATGAGGAACTTCGGGCTGACGAAGAAGATAAAGAGGACATG ACACCAGAAACACAGAAGTTCAAGCTGAAAGTGTTGGGCGAACAGTTCGAATCGGAGAGGAACACAAAGACGTCGAAACTGAAGCCGAAAATTGTTGGTTTCGTTTGGAGAGGGCCGGGAAACTCGTTCTCCGAAAACG TGCCCCCAAGGACAAGGGACTTCCTCACATCTCGCGAGGCCTGGGTGCGTCAGGTCCCAGTGTCCTTGCCTACGTCATTCGAGACCGATACGGGCATCGAATGCGGCACGCCCACGCATCAGTCAGCCTCTAGATCCTCCAAGAAATCACGTTTCCCATCGGAAGCTATGCCCGAGCTGATTCGCCTGCTGCATGGTAACCCCCGCAGCAGAAGGTTCCTGGTGAGAGAGTTTATCACGTTCTGGAACAAGAAGTACAAGCCCTGGGAGAACCAGATCTCGAAGGTCAGTCTAATGAACAAGATCCGCGAGATTGCCAAGTGGATGGCGTGCCCCGAAGAGGGTCCCATGCACTTAAAGCCTTGCTGGTATGTTTCTGAAGACGTACGGAAACAACACCTTGAAGAGGACGTCCAGTTACCCAACCAGTGGTCCTACAATCTTGCCTCGACGAGGAAACGCGACCTTCCGGAGGTCGAGGAGAAGGAAGATGAAAAGGACAAGGAGAAGAAGAACGTGCCATTGATCACACAGTTCACCAAAAAGATCACGCAAGAGGAGATGAAGAAGCAACTGACCGCTTCGCCTGGCCCAGCCTCTCCTCACAGCAAACCTGCCAAGAAGAGGGCGACCTTGATATCCGTTGCTAGAGGAGAGCAGTTTCCTAAAATTGCTAAAGAGAGTCCTGTGAAGAGGAAGAAACATGAGGATATAAAAGCtgaagaagatgaagatgacGACGATGTTATTGTCATAGAAGAGCCGACGGAAAATCGAACGGTGACACCGGAAAAGTTAGAGAAAGAGAACAAACAGGCTACTCCGCTGGCAAAAGGAAGTCAGAAGAAGAGGAAGTCCGCCCCGAAGAAACTGAAGACCagcaacaagaagaagaaaacaacGAAGCAGAGTGCGGGAAAAGCTGCAGCGAGCTCGATGGACGTCGAGGTTATCGATTGA
- the LOC143355563 gene encoding uncharacterized protein LOC143355563 isoform X1, with amino-acid sequence MIEDPTMFDMTDELLFSALGLSIDTGVEQQLFSTDAGTLECDFEVSSCRTTPHSDDSEAVDSRVNNAVNPSDCYTELNCPTKLLWNEWANQTSASSGCLSELSELDSELEWCLDKSWNSGLPERTPLCTEGCEGFLHLPLPNPEQTFQREEPLWVLGIDLRALEDTLETSGVDYNNNQLEENLISSAAAAALATHDYTNRTLANAAEDRCFPCTYQGCVKVYAKASHLKAHLRRHTGEKPFACTWAGCGWRFSRSDELARHRRSHSGVKPYPCEMCSKRFARSDHLAKHRKVHRKNAYPLFHGGRGLRGGKMNVLPTES; translated from the exons ATGATCGAAGACCCTACGATGTTCGAC ATGACAGACGAGCTGTTGTTCTCCGCTCTGGGCCTGAGCATAGACACAGGCGTCGAGCAACAATTGTTCTCCACGGACGCTGGCACCTTGGAATGCGACTTCGAGGTGTCATCCTGCAGAACAACGCCGCACAGTGACGACTCCGAGGCTGTTGACAGCCGCGTCAACAACGCTGTCAACCCCTCCGACTGTTACACGGAACTGAACTGTCCGACGAAGCTATTGTGGAACGAGTGGGCCAACCAGACGTCTGCCTCTTCAG GATGTCTGAGCGAGCTGAGCGAGTTAGACTCGGAATTGGAATGGTGCCTAGATAAAAGTTGGAACTCGGGACTTCCGGAGAGGACACCATTGTGCACCGAGGGGTGCGAGGGCTTCCTACACTTGCCTCTGCCAAATCCTGAACAAACGTTTCAACGCGAAGAACCACTATGGGTGCTTGGGATCGATTTGAGAGCACTCGAGGATACTTTAGAAACGAGCGGAGTAG ATTACAACAACAATCAACTAGAGGAGAACCTCATCTCATCAGCAGCTGCAGCAGCACTAGCAACTCACGACTATACTAACCGCACTCTGGCGAACGCGGCCGAAGACCGATGCTTCCCTTGCACTTATCAAGGATGCGTGAAG GTCTATGCAAAGGCGTCGCACCTGAAGGCCCACCTCCGTCGTCACACAGGTGAGAAACCGTTCGCCTGCACGTGGGCCGGTTGTGGATGGCGTTTCAGTCGATCAGACGAATTGGCCAGGCATAGAAGGTCACATTCGGGGGTGAAACCGTACCCCTGTGAGATGTGCTCGAAACGATTCGCTCGTAGCGATCACCTGGCCAAGCACCGCAAGGTGCACAGGAAAAACGCCTATCCGCTGTTCCACGGTGGCAGAGGACTACGCGGAGGGAAGATGAACGTTTTACCAACGGAAAGCTAG